A genome region from Arachis duranensis cultivar V14167 chromosome 6, aradu.V14167.gnm2.J7QH, whole genome shotgun sequence includes the following:
- the LOC107495184 gene encoding L-arabinokinase gives MRIEEAVSASSKHLVFAYYVTGHGFGHATRVAEVVRQLILAGHDVHVVTGAPAFVFTSAVDSPRLFIRKVLLDCGAVQADALTVDRLASLEKYSETAVKPRAQILAQETEWLNSIKADLVVSDVVPVACRAAADAGIRSVCVTNFSWDFIYAEYVMAAGIHHRSIVWQIAEDYSHCEFLIRLPGYCPMPAFRDVIDVPLVVRRLHKSPKEVREDLGVADDVKLVILNFGGQPGGWQLKEEFLPSGWLGLVCGASESTDLPPNFRKLDKEAYTPDIIAACDCMLGKIGYGTASEALAYKCPFVFVRRDYFNEEPFLRNMLEFYQCGVEMIRRDLLTGHWRPYLERAVSLNPCYEGGINGAEMAAHILQETAFGKNYASDKLSGARRLRDAIVLGYQLQRATGRDVAIPEWYVNAESQLGRRPSDRPADFESALVESVIDDFEILHGNVQGFPDTVAFLHSLTELHANPKRRESRAAASLFNWEEEIYVTRAPGRLDVMGGIADYSGSLVLQMPIKEACHVALQRLHPSKHKLWKHAAARQNDRGEATAVLQIVSYGSELGYRSPTFDMDLSDFMEDGKLMSYERARKYFAQDPSQKWAAYVAGAILVLMTEMGVRFNDSITMLISSAVPEGKGVSSSASVEVASMSAIAAAHGLNIDPRDLAILCQKVENHIVGAPCGVMDQMTSACGEANKLLAMICQPAEIVGLVEIPNHIRVWGIDSGIRHSIGGADYGSVRIGTFMGLKMIKSKASDELSDMQTNGVNNDEVEQDDLELLKQEASLDYLCNLPPHRFEALYAKQIPNSIIGQSFLDTYKNHNDPVTTIDDKRTYGVRFPTMHPIYENFRVKTFKSLLTSTASTDQLTALGELLYQCHYSYSACGLGSDATDRLVHLVQEVQHSAASKAEDTTLCGAKITGGGSGGTVCVIGRNCLKSGEQIIEIQQRYKKQTGYLPFIFEGSSPGSGKFGYLKIRHRTGSRSDVRMGYTSDEGSPI, from the exons ATGAGGATTGAGGAAGCAGTTTCAGCTTCGAGCAAGCACCTCGTCTTCGCTTACTATGTTACTGGTCATGGTTTTGGCCACGCCACCAGAGTTGCCGAg GTGGTTCGACAGTTGATCCTAGCGGGACATGATGTGCATGTAGTGACGGGTGCACCTGCATTTGTTTTTACCTCTGCAGTTGATTCTCCTCGATTGTTCATTCGTAAG GTGCTTTTGGACTGCGGAGCAGTTCAGGCAGATGCTTTGACGGTTGATCGTCTTGCCTCTTTGGAGAAG TATTCTGAGACAGCAGTGAAGCCTCGTGCACAAATCTTGGCACAAGAAACAGAATGGCTGAATTCAATCAAAGCTGACTTAGTG GTATCTGATGTTGTCCCAGTAGCATGTCGTGCAGCAGCAGATGCTGGTATTCGGTCTGTCTGTGTAACCAATTTTAG TTGGGACTTCATCTATGCAGAATATGTCATGGCTGCTGGAATACATCATCGCTCAATAGTGTGGCag ATTGCTGAGGACTATTCCCACTGCGAGTTCCTTATCCGACTCCCGGGATATTGCCCAA TGCCTGCTTTTCGTGATGTTATTGATGTTCCTCTTGTTGTGAGGAGGTTGCATAAATCTCCAAAAGAG GTGAGGGAGGATCTTGGTGTAGCTGATGATGTGAAGTTAGTTATTCTCAACTTTGGTGGACAG CCAGGAGGATGGCAGCTAAAGGAGGAATTCTTGCCATCTGGCTGGCTCGGCTTG GTTTGTGGAGCTTCTGAGAGCACCGACCTTCCTCCAAACTTCAGAAAACTTGATAAAGAAGCATATACTCCTGATATTATTGCAGCATGTGATTGTATGCTTG gAAAAATTGGATATGGAACTGCAAGTGAAGCCTTGGCATATAAGTGTCCTTTTGTGTTTGTACGTAGAGATTATTTCAACGAAGAGCCTTTCTTGAGAAATATGCTTGAG TTTTATCAATGTGGAGTTGAAATGATTAGGAGGGATTTACTCACTGGTCACTGGAGACCTTATCTTGAACGTGCAGTAAGTTTGAATCCCTGCTATGAAGGAGGCATTAATGGTGCTGAG ATGGCTGCCCACATCCTACAGGAGACTGCATTTGGGAAAAATTATGCATCAGATAAG CTTAGTGGGGCAAGAAGATTACGTGATGCTATTGTTCTTGGGTATCAACTGCAAAGGGCCACTGGCCGAGACGTTGCAATCCCAGAATGGTATGTAAATGCTGAAAGCCAACTTGGCCGGCGACCATCAGATCGGCCAGCAGATTTTGAAAGTGCTTTGGTTGAATC TGTAATAGATGACTTTGAGATTCTGCACGGAAATGTTCAAGGTTTTCCAGATACTGTGGCTTTCTTACATAGCTTAACTGAATTACATGCGAACCCCAAAAGGCGGGAGAGTAGGGCTGCAGCTTCTCTGTTCAACTGGGAG GAAGAAATATATGTGACAAGAGCTCCTGGAAGGTTAGATGTCATGGGTGGTATTGCTGACTATTCTGGAAGCCTTGTTCTTCAG ATGCCAATCAAAGAAGCCTGCCATGTTGCTCTACAAAGGCTCCATCCAAGTAAACATAAGCTGTGGAAACATGCTGCGGCGCGACAGAATGACAGAGGAGAGGCTACTGCTGTGTTACAAATT GTGTCATATGGCTCAGAGCTTGGCTATCGTAGTCCAACATTTGACATGGATTTGTCTGATTTCATGGAAGATGGCAAGCTAATGTCTTATGAGAGAGCAAGGAAATATTTTGCTCAAGATCCATCCCAAAA GTGGGCAGCATATGTTGCTGGGGCAATTTTGGTCTTGATGACTGAGATGGGTGTGCGTTTTAACGACAGTATCACCATGCTG ATTTCATCAGCGGTCCCTGAAGGGAAAGGTGTATCATCTTCTGCATCTGTGGAGGTCGCCAGTATGTCTGCGATTGCAGCTGCTCATG GATTAAATATCGACCCAAGAGACCTCGCTATACTTTGCCAAAAG GTGGAAAATCACATTGTAGGAGCACCATGTGGTGTCATGGATCAGATGACTTCGGCATGTGGTGAAGCCAACAAACTTCTAGCTATGATTTGCCAG CCTGCAGAGATTGTTGGCCTTGTAGAGATTCCCAACCATATCCGTGTCTGGGGAATTGATTCTGGAATAAGACACAG TATTGGAGGTGCAGACTATGGTTCTGTCAGAATTGGCACCTTTATGGGTCTGAAGATGATTAAGTCTAAAGCTTCAGATGAATTGTCTGATATGCAAACTAATGGGGTGAACAATGATGAAGTGGAACAAGATGATTTAGAACTACTTAAACAAGAAGCTTCCTTAGACTACTTATGTAATTTGCCTCCTCACAG ATTTGAGGCTCTTTATGCTAAGCAAATTCCAAACTCCATTATCGGTCAATCATTTTTGGACACCTACAAAAATCACAATGATCCTGTCACTACTATTGATGACAAGCGTACTTATGGAGTGAGATTTCCCACAATGCATCCCATCTATGAAAACTTCAGAGTTAAG ACCTTCAAATCACTTCTAACTTCAACAGCTTCAACTGATCAACTTACTGCCTTAGGAGAACTGCTATATCAG TGTCACTATAGCTACAGTGCTTGCGGACTTGGCTCGGACGCAACAGATAGGCTTGTACACTTGGTGCAGGAGGTGCAGCATAGTGCAGCCTCTAAAGCAGAAGACACAACATTATGTGGAGCAAAGATCACTGGTGGAGGTTCTGGTGGAACTGTTTGTGTAATTGGTAGAAACTGTCTCAAGAGCGGTGAACAAATAATTGAG ATCCAGCAGAGGTACAAGAAGCAAACTGGTTATTTGCCTTTTATTTTCGAGGGTTCATCGCCTGGTTCAGGAAAGTTCGGGTACCTGAAAATACGCCACCGAACTGGTTCCAGATCCGATGTCAGGATGGGTTACACCAGTGACGAAGGGAGTCCGATATGA
- the LOC107495219 gene encoding trihelix transcription factor ASR3, with translation MTDTNNAKNDDVDDDAVIRRTRSQAAPDWTVTETLILVNEIAAVEADCSTALSSYQQWNIIAGNCAALDVGRNMGQCRRKWDSLLSDYQRIRAWEEEESKKKRKKNNARGACSYWALKGERVRTLRLPEDFDRELYRAVDEVVRAREERGEVLVESDNEEARNEVLDVTVEIGSKRKRQRSKSERQPEDKHKKCIPVESSGDQSREHDQRGCHVQMSNENHEEELEKHDSDDEYLKDFLEDKSKSKSKAERTPKDKLEISVKTLAEVELQENDDTETPKPTCLEKVASSSREENEETMALKLVTSSSREENEETAALKLQELAVKIQAICNESADCQAAGSQNVEDYLTEFTRCQGDKLIENLATFADILKKLCGLLQECK, from the exons ATGACCGACACCAACAACGCCAAAAACGACGACGTTGATGACGACGCCGTCATTCGCCGCACGCGTTCCCAAGCCGCACCAGATTGGACGGTTACCGAAACTCTAATCCTCGTCAATGAAATCGCCGCCGTCGAAGCTGACTGCTCCACCGCGCTATCGTCCTACCAGCAGTGGAACATCATCGCCGGGAACTGCGCCGCTCTCGACGTTGGCCGGAACATGGGCCAGTGCCGCCGGAAGTGGGACTCTTTGCTCTCCGATTACCAGAGAATTAGGGCGTGGGAGGAGGAGGAAtccaagaagaagaggaagaagaacaatgCGCGCGGTGCGTGTTCTTATTGGGCGTTGAAAGGGGAAAGGGTTAGGACGCTTCGGTTGCCGGAGGATTTTGACAGAGAGTTGTATAGGGCGGTTGATGAAGTCGTCAGGGCTAGAGAGGAACGAGGGGAGGTTCTGGTTGAAAGTGATAACGAAGAAGCTCGAAATGAAGTTCTCGACGTTACTGTGGAAATCG GGTCCAAAAGGAAACGGCAACGAAGTAAATCTGAGAGACAACCGGAAGATAAACATAAGAAATGCATCCCAGTCGAGTCTTCAGGAGACCAATCTAGAGAACATGATCAAAGAGGTTGCCATGTACAAATGTCCAACGAAAACCATGAAGAAGAGCTAGAGAAACATGATTCAGATGATGAATATTTGAAAGACTTCCTAGAAGATAAGTCCAAGTCGAAATCTAAAGCAGAAAGGACTCCAAAGGATAAATtagaaatctcagtgaagaccCTTGCCGAAGTAGAGCTTCAAGAGAATGATGATACAGAGACGCCGAAGCCAACCTGTTTAGAAAAGGTAGCTAGTAGCAGCAGAGAAGAGAATGAGGAAACAATGGCCCTGAAATTGGTAACAAGTAGTAGCAGAGAAGAAAATGAGGAAACAGCGGCCCTGAAATTGCAGGAATTGGCAGTGAAGATTCAAGCAATTTGTAATGAATCGGCAGACTGTCAGGCAGCTGGCTCACAGAATGTTGAGGACTACCTTACTGAATTTACAAGATGCCAAGGAGACAAGCTCATAGAAAATCTGGCAACTTTTGCAGATATCCTTAAAAAACTATGTGGTCTTCTCCAGGAGTGTAAATAA
- the LOC107495151 gene encoding uncharacterized protein LOC107495151, with the protein MNPTNEEPTIDINSSRRRVSFADDAEQEPNNNNNIPLLLQPSYERSKSMMHDELRNFRISLKWCALDHSSCFGKLISYVVFIFLAVVVPLLTSIFVRVPASSPEDDPVSFNKLVQVPESTLAIIAFFTLSCFFRRYGLRQLLFLDMLRDDSSYVRRGYKVELDKSFRYLAYIMLPSFFLELAHKIIFFSAVKISAPHLNPTFPLNSIAFVLVLVSWLYRTLVFLVLCVLFRLTCELQRLRFEGVHKLFEGCGSDASLIFGEHVRIRKQLWLTSHRYRFFIIGCLVTITVSQLGALLLVLASKSDKTFFNSGDLLICSAVQLSGFMLCLVGAARITHRAQGIVAIATRWHLLVTIASAESQHCKAQIPDGLASDNSDSDSSDIRISVIPQQLSTFQIREALVTYLQHNKGGITLYGFTLDRGLLHTLFAFELSLVLWILSKVVVLS; encoded by the exons ATGAATCCTACCAATGAAGAACCCACCATTGACATTAATTCCTCCCGAAGGCGTGTGTCCTTCGCCGACGATGCCGAACAAGAGcccaacaataacaataacattcCCCTGCTGCTGCAGCCATCATATGAAAGATCAAAATCCATGATGCATGACGAGCTTCGAAATTTTCGGATTAGCCTAAAGTGGTGTGCACTTGACCACTCTTCATGCTTTGGAAAACTTATCTCTTATGTGGTCTTCATCTTCCTCGCCGTGGTTGTGCCTCTTCTAACGTCCATTTTTGTCAGAGTCCCTGCGTCTTCCCCTGAAGATGATCCAGTCTCCTTCAACAAGCTTGTTCAGGTGCCGGAATCCACACTCGCCATCATTGCCTTCTTCACCCTCTCTTGTTTCTTCCGAAG GTATGGGCTAAGGCAGCTTCTGTTCCTGGACATGTTGAGAGACGACAGCAGCTACGTACGAAGAGGATACAAAGTAGAACTGGACAAGTCCTTCAGATACTTGGCATACATAATGCTTCCCTCCTTCTTCCTTGAGTTGGCCCACAAGATCATCTTCTTCTCCGCCGTTAAGATCTCTGCTCCACACCTCAATCCAACGTTCCCCCTCAACTCCATCGCCTTTGTGTTGGTTCTGGTGTCATGGCTTTACAGAACACTGGTGTTCTTGGTGCTCTGTGTGCTCTTTAGACTCACCTGCGAGCTCCAGAGGCTGAGGTTTGAAGGGGTTCACAAGCTCTTTGAAGGATGCGGCTCCGATGCGAGTCTCATATTCGGGGAACATGTGAGGATCAGGAAGCAGTTGTGGCTCACAAGCCATAGATACAGGTTCTTCATCATTGGCTGCTTGGTCACCATCACTGTTAGCCAGTTGGGTGCTCTCTTGCTCGTTCTTGCTTCTAAATCTGACAAGACCTTCTTCAATTCTGGAGATCTTCTG atATGTTCAGCAGTGCAGTTGAGTGGGTTCATGCTGTGCCTGGTGGGTGCTGCAAGAATCACACACAGAGCTCAAGGGATAGTGGCCATAGCCACAAGATGGCACTTGTTAGTAACCATTGCCTCTGCTGAATCCCAACACTGCAAGGCCCAAATACCTGATGGACTAGCCAGTGATAATAGTGATTCTGATTCCTCAGACATACGCATATCAGTAATCCCACAACAACTTTCTACATTCCAAATCAGGGAAGCCTTAG TGACATACTTGCAGCACAACAAAGGGGGAATAACGCTGTATGGGTTTACACTTGACAGAGGATTGCTCCATactctttttgcctttgagttgTCTCTGGTACTTTGGATTCTGAGTAAGGTGGTTGTGTTGTCTTAA
- the LOC107495156 gene encoding uncharacterized protein LOC107495156 — protein MNPTNEEPTIDINYSGRHVSFADDECRPAEEEPKNNNNIPLLLQPSYERSKSMMHDELQNFRISLKWCALDHSSCVGKLISYVVFVFLAVVVPLLTSVFVRVPASSPEDDPISFNKLVQVPESTLAIIAFFTLSCFFRRYGLRQLLFLDMLRDDSSYVRRGYRVELDKSFRYLAYIILPSFFLELAHKIIFFSAVKISASHLNPTFPLNSIAFVLVLVSWLYRTLVFLVLCVLFRLTCELQRLRFEGVHKLFEGCGSDASLIFGEHVRIRKQLWLTSHRYRFFIIGCLVTITVSQLGALLLVLASKSDKTFFNSGDLLICSAVQLSGFMLCLVGAARITHRAQGIVAIATRWHLLVTNASCDSQHCKPQIPDGLASDNSDSDSSDIKISVIPQQFSMFQTRQSLVTYLQHNKGGITLYGFTLDRGLLHTLFAFELSLVLWILSRVVVLS, from the exons atgaatcctaccaatgaAGAACCCACCATTGACATTAATTACTCCGGAAGGCATGTGTCCTTCGCCGACGACGAATGCCGTCCGGCCGAAGAAGAGCcgaaaaataacaataacattcCCCTGCTGCTGCAGCCATCATATGAAAGATCAAAATCCATGATGcatgacgagcttcaaaattttcgaattaGCCTAAAGTGGTGTGCACTTGACCACTCTTCATGCGTTGGGAAACTCATCTCTTATGTGGTGTTCGTCTTCCTCGCCGTGGTTGTGCCTCTTCTAACCTCCGTTTTTGTCAGAGTCCCTGCGTCTTCCCCTGAAGATGATCCAATCTCATTCAACAAGCTTGTTCAGGTGCCGGAATCCACACTCGCCATCATTGCTTTCTTCACTCTCTCTTGTTTCTTCCGAAG GTATGGGCTAAGGCAGCTTCTGTTCCTGGACATGTTAAGAGACGACAGCAGCTACGTACGAAGAGGGTATAGAGTGGAGCTGGACAAGTCCTTCAGATACTTGGCATACATCATTCTTCCATCCTTCTTCCTTGAGTTGGCCCACAAGATCATCTTCTTCTCCGCCGTTAAGATCTCTGCTTCACACCTCAATCCAACGTTCCCCCTCAACTCCATCGCCTTTGTGTTGGTTCTGGTGTCATGGCTTTACAGAACACTGGTATTCTTGGTGCTCTGTGTGCTCTTTAGACTCACCTGCGAGCTCCAGAGGCTGAGGTTTGAAGGGGTTCACAAGCTCTTTGAAGGATGCGGCTCCGATGCGAGTCTCATATTCGGGGAACATGTGAGGATCAGAAAGCAGTTGTGGCTCACAAGCCATAGATACAGGTTCTTCATCATTGGCTGCTTGGTCACCATCACTGTTAGCCAGTTGGGTGCTCTCTTGCTCGTTCTTGCTTCTAAATCTGACAAGACCTTCTTCAATTCTGGAGATCTTCTG atATGTTCAGCAGTGCAGTTGAGTGGGTTCATGCTGTGCCTGGTGGGTGCTGCAAGAATCACACACAGAGCTCAAGGGATAGTGGCCATAGCCACGAGATGGCACTTGTTAGTAACCAATGCCTCTTGTGATTCCCAACACTGCAAACCCCAAATTCCTGATGGACTAGCCAGTGACAACAGTGATTCTGATTCTTCGGACATAAAGATATCAGTAATCCCACAACAATTCTCTATGTTCCAAACCAGGCAATCTTTAG TGACATACTTGCAGCATAACAAAGGGGGAATAACGCTGTATGGGTTTACACTTGACAGAGGATTGCTCCATACTCTCTTTGCATTTGAGTTGTCTCTGGTGCTTTGGATTCTGAGTAGGGTGGTTGTGTTATCTTAA